In the Magnolia sinica isolate HGM2019 chromosome 15, MsV1, whole genome shotgun sequence genome, one interval contains:
- the LOC131226829 gene encoding uncharacterized protein LOC131226829: MLAKIGLYNAIEVTSQYFYKEPTVMKGFLEYWSPTTNSFHLPFGLPLTGKFYDEFVLSNRELAFVSSPDRKPSISETTIELFREMEKFPNIHKLSFAVASTFHEGPQLTEFRDNIKEKADYSLFEELAGFLAYWLSIVVLQSLKWVNAIRPTVFVVADALTEGHKYSLAPPVLCFIYRALGDVATHVKNLTIGASSAHTSWHYFTGWLGVYFPWTFEAPEKAYVHPAHLPLWFFQQRVMAKRSYNWVANKIRDTDQVDFFQFRLHLYIEDTNMVDQAKLIVAERAFFLSIRSCSLPLREGTKFWREPYYPSRFARQFGYDQAVPEDCGLVTKRMCCYGTSPINWAMIWK; encoded by the exons ATGCTTGCCAAGATTGGCTTGTACAATGCTATAGAAGTTACATCTCAGTACTTCTATAAGGAACCAACAGTGATGAAGGGTTTTCTTGAGTACTGGTCACCTACTACCAACTCTTTCCACTTGCCATTTG GCCTTCCACTAACAGGCAAGTTCTATGATGAATTCGTCCTGTCTAATAGAGAGCTGGCCTTCGTATCTTCCCCTGATCGCAAGCCTTCTATCTCTGAGACCACCATTGAACTCTTCAGAGAGATGGAAAAATTTCCAAACATCCATAAGCTCTCCTTTGCAGTAGCTAGCACATTTCACGAGGGCCCTCAG CTGACAGAGTTTCGTGATAATATTAAGGAGAAAGCAGATTACAGTTTATTCGAGGAACTCGCAGGCTTCTTAGCTTACTGGCTGAGCATCGTGGTACTTCAAAGCTTGAAATGGGTAAATGCTATTCGCCCCACGGTCTTTGTCGTTGCCGATGCTTTAACAGAAGGACACAAGTATTCTCTTGCACCTCCAGTACTGTGTTTTATTTACAGAGCCCTCGGAGATGTAGCCACCCATGTCAAGAaccttaccattggagcttcatCAGCACACACTTCATGGCATTATTTCACAGGTTGGCTGGGAGTCTACTTTCCTTGGACTTTCGAAGCGCCAGAGAAGGCGTATGTTCATCCTGCACATCTCCCGCTCTGGTTCTTCCAACAAAGGGTTATGGCCAAAAGGTCATACAACTGGGTGGCCAACAAAATCAGAGATACTGATCAAGTGGATTTCTTCCAATTCCGTCTCCATCTCTATATCGAAGATACAAACATGGTGGACCAGGCTAAACTCATAGTAGCAGAAAGAGCTTTCTTCCTCTCCATTCGCTCTTGCAGTTTACCCCTTCGAGAAGGAACAAAGTTTTGGCGAGAGCCCTATTATCCCAGTCGCTTCGCTCGTCAATTTGGCTACGACCAAGCTGTGCCAGAAGACTGCGGATTGGTCACTAAGAGAATGTGTTGCTACGGAACCAGTCCTATTAATTGGGCCATGATATGGAAATAG